A single genomic interval of Daucus carota subsp. sativus chromosome 1, DH1 v3.0, whole genome shotgun sequence harbors:
- the LOC108213709 gene encoding vacuolar protein sorting-associated protein 2 homolog 2, with protein MNLFRKKTSPKDALRTSKREMSVATRGIEREIASLELEERKLVAEIKRTAKTGNEAATKILARQLVRLRQQITNLQGSRAQIRGVATHTQALYASTSISTGMKGATKAMVAMNKQMEPAKQAKVVREFQKQSAQMDMTIEMMSESIDETLDKDEAEEETEELTNQVLDEIGVDIASQLSSAPKGRIASKKVDNAVPSAQSNDVEDLEKRLASLRRI; from the exons ATGAATCTCTTCAGGAAAAAAACATCTCCCAAAG ATGCATTGAGGACTAGCAAAAGGGAGATGTCTGTTGCTACTAGAG GCATTGAGCGTGAGATTGCATCTTTAGAATTAGAG gAGAGGAAACTTGTGGCGGAGATAAAGAGAACAGCAAAAACTGGGAATGAG GCTGCCACCAAGATCTTGGCTCGTCAGCTTGTACGTCTTAGGCAGCAAATAACAAATCTGCAGGGGAGTCGTGCACAGATAAGAGGAGTGGCTACACATACACAG GCTTTGTACGCCAGCACTTCAATTTCGACAGGAATGAAAGGTGCAACAAAAGCAATGGTGGCAATGAACAAG CAAATGGAACCTGCCAAACAAGCTAAGGTGGTTAGGGAGTTCCAGAAGCAGTCAGCTCAGATGGACATGACG ATTGAAATGATGTCAGAGTCCATTGATGAAACTCTTGACAAGGACGAGGCCGAAGAGGAAACAGAGGAGCTTACTAACCAG GTGCTTGATGAGATTGGTGTGGACATTGCATCACAG TTGTCTTCGGCCCCAAAAGGACGAATTGCTTCGAAGAAGGTTGACAATGCTGTACCTAG CGCTCAGTCTAATGATGTTGAGGATCTCGAGAAGAGGTTGGCTTCACTTCGACGCATATGA
- the LOC108204674 gene encoding uncharacterized protein At4g14100: protein MAPLILYFLILFTTSITSSSARLADPTPTTWPEQFHSTIIWQSENKTQLDTLELWYDWTNGVSMSIVQRQLGKLLYGPEWSNGTSFRFTVDSSKECSVLQGGMVRPDWFRGAKYVGQVYMDDFLCNAWIVDGFMMYYEEVAYKRPVAWKSLEGQGTEHVMTFEVGKVLDHSYWQAPVYCFNDSGELKKKGMDKKRFGIYRI from the exons ATGGCACCTCTCATCCTCTATTTTCTCATTCTCTTCACCACCTCCATAACTTCATCATCAGCAAGACTCGCTGATCCAACTCCAACTACATGGCCAGAGCAATTCCACTCCACCATAATCTGGCAAAGCGAAAACAAAACTCAACTCGACACACTGGAGTTATGGTACGACTGGACTAACGGTGTTAGCATGAGCATAGTTCAGAGACAGTTAGGAAAGCTTCTTTACGGTCCCGAATGGAGCAACGGCACGAGTTTTCGCTTTACGGTGGATTCAAGTAAAGAATGTTCAGTTCTGCAGGGGGGAATGGTCAGGCCGGATTGGTTCCGGGGGGCAAAGTACGTTGGACAAGTGTATATGGATGACTTTTTATGTAACGCCTGGATCGTAGATGGGTTTATGATGTACTACGAGGAAGTTGCTTATAAAAGACCG GTTGCTTGGAAATCTTTGGAAG GACAAGGAACTGAACACGTGATGACATTTGAAGTGGGGAAAGTGCTTGACCATAGCTACTGGCAAGCACCTGTGTACTGTTTCAATGATTCTGGCGAGCTGAAGAAGAAAGGAATGGATAAAAAGAGATTTGGTATATATAGAATCTAA